A single window of Blochmannia endosymbiont of Camponotus nipponensis DNA harbors:
- the sdhC gene encoding succinate dehydrogenase, cytochrome b556 subunit: MIKENRRPIYLNIRTIRFPITAIASILHRISGIFLFIMIGPILWLLKLSLSSNNEFCKIYRFLLINHYIFKFLFWIVTIVFSYHIVAGIRQILMDFGCLDQTLLIGRVSAKVIFMLTILLSVYSGILIWYQLN, translated from the coding sequence ATGATTAAAGAAAATCGAAGACCAATATATTTAAATATAAGAACTATACGGTTTCCTATCACTGCTATTGCTTCTATTTTACATAGAATTTCTGGAATTTTTTTATTTATAATGATTGGTCCTATTCTATGGTTATTAAAATTATCTTTATCTTCTAATAATGAATTTTGTAAGATTTATCGTTTTTTATTAATAAATCATTATATTTTTAAGTTTTTATTTTGGATAGTTACAATTGTATTTAGTTATCATATAGTTGCTGGTATCCGTCAAATTTTAATGGATTTCGGGTGTTTAGATCAAACATTATTAATAGGAAGAGTTAGTGCAAAAGTTATATTTATGCTGACTATTTTGTTATCTGTTTACAGTGGAATTTTAATATGGTATCAATTAAATTAA
- the sdhD gene encoding succinate dehydrogenase, hydrophobic membrane anchor protein, with the protein MVSIKLILKCHGVYEWLLVRFSAIWMLSYIIYISVFMISVNTLSYDKWYDFFSKNTTKIFSIIALFSVLSHTWIGMRHILEDYITLPVLRQLGIWITGCILFVYLLFGMIIIWSI; encoded by the coding sequence ATGGTATCAATTAAATTAATTTTGAAGTGTCATGGAGTATATGAATGGTTGTTGGTACGATTTTCCGCTATATGGATGTTATCATATATTATATATATTTCTGTTTTCATGATATCTGTTAACACTTTGTCATATGATAAATGGTATGATTTTTTTAGCAAAAATACCACTAAAATATTTAGTATCATAGCTCTTTTTTCTGTCTTAAGTCATACTTGGATTGGCATGCGTCATATATTAGAAGATTATATAACATTACCTGTATTGAGGCAATTAGGGATATGGATAACCGGTTGTATATTATTCGTATATTTATTATTCGGGATGATTATTATTTGGAGTATATAG